The following coding sequences are from one Coffea arabica cultivar ET-39 chromosome 11e, Coffea Arabica ET-39 HiFi, whole genome shotgun sequence window:
- the LOC113708445 gene encoding acetylornithine aminotransferase, mitochondrial-like → MSSSSHLFSINLVDFRHSRYSISQNRQVLSPLACLNVDVRAPDSVSSKPPALGQNAQRVKEIMEEENRVLVGTYARAPVVLSSGKGCKLYDIDGREYLDLTAGIAVNALGHGDPDWLQALTDQANTLTHVSNIYYSVPQVELAKRLVASSFADRVFFTNSGTEANEAAIKFARKFQRYLHPSEEQPPVEFIAFSNCFHGRTMGALALTSKEHYRIPFEPVMPGVNFLEYGDTQAATKLISSGKIAAVFVEPIQGEGGIYSATKEFLEALRTACDCAGALLVFDEVQCGLGRAGYLWAHEAYGVYPDMMTLAKPLAGGLPIGAVLMSERVAGCISYGDHGSTFAGSPLVCSAAIAVVDKILKPGFLASVSKKGKYFKDLLVKKLGGNAHVKEVRGLGLIIGIELDVPASPLVDACRQSGLLILTAGKGNVVRLVPPLVISEQELDIAAEILLDCLPALDGSS, encoded by the exons ATGAGCAGCTCCAGTCATCTCTTCTCAATCAACCTAGTTGATTTCCGCCATTCACGTTATTCAATCTCCCAAAACCGTCAAGTTTTGTCCCCATTAGCCTGCCTGAATGTGGACGTCCGGGCACCAGATTCTGTCTCATCGAAGCCGCCAGCTTTAGGACAAAATGCTCAAAGGGTTAAAGAGATTATGGAGGAGGAGAACAGGGTTTTGGTGGGGACCTATGCTAGAGCCCCTGTTGTGCTCTCTAGCGGCAAAGGTTGTAAATTGTATGATATTGATGGTCGAGAGTATTTGGATTTGACTGCTGGAATTGCTGTTAATGCCCTTGGGCATGGTGATCCTGATTGGCTGCAGGCGCTGACTGACCAAGCTAATACTCTCACCCATGTCAGCAATATATATTATTCTGTTCCACAG GTTGAACTTGCCAAGCGTTTGGTTGCTAGCTCATTTGCTGATCGTGTATTCTTTACGAACTCTGGTACAGAAGCAAATGAAGCTGCAATAAAATTTGCAAGGAAATTTCAGAGATATTTGCACCCGAGTGAAGAACAGCCACCTGTGGAGTTCATTGCCTTCAGCAACTGCTTCCACGGAAGGACTATGGGAGCTCTTGCTTTAACAAGCAAGGAGCATTACAGAATTCCTTTTGAACCAGTGATGCCAGGAGTCAACTTTTTGGAATATGGCGATACCCAAGCAGCAACAAAGCTGATAAGTAGTGGCAAGATTGCAGCTGTTTTTGTAGAACCTATCCAGGGTGAAGGTGGTATATACAGTGCCACAAAGGAGTTCTTGGAGGCATTGCGCACAGCCTGTGATTGTGCTGGGGCACTTCTTGTCTTTGATGAG GTTCAATGTGGCCTAGGCAGGGCTGGTTATCTTTGGGCTCATGAAGCTTATGGCGTATATCCAGATATGATGACGCTTGCCAAACCTCTTGCTGGTGGTCTACCAATTGGGGCTGTGCTGATGTCTGAAAGGGTTGCTGGCTGCATTAGTTATGGAGATCATGGTAGCACCTTTGctggcagtcctcttgtttgtaGTGCTGCAATTGCCGTAGTAGATAAAATCTTGAAACCTGGATTTTTGGCCAGTGTCTCCAAGAAAGGCAAGTATTTTAAAGATTTGCTAGTTAAGAAATTAGGGGGAAATGCACATGTGAAAGAAGTACGGGGCTTAGGGCTTATTATTGGCATAGAGCTGGATGTACCGGCCTCACCACTCGTTGATGCATGTCGACAATCTGGTCTTCTCATTCTCACTGCAGGGAAAGGCAATGTGGTTAGGCTTGTCCCTCCATTAGTTATATCAGAGCAGGAACTAGACATTGCTGCTGAAATCTTGCTCGATTGTTTGCCAGCTCTTGATGGGAGTAGCTAG
- the LOC113707921 gene encoding probable xyloglucan endotransglucosylase/hydrolase protein 28, producing MVNFHLGFFALTTFIVLVCGASKNLPILSFDEGYSQLFGDDNLMVVKDGKSVHLTLDERTGSGFVSQDIYSQGFFSASIKLPADYTAGVVVAFYMSNGDMFQKNHDEVDFEFLGNVRGKDWRMQTNIYGNGSTNAGREERYGLWFDPSEDFHQYSILWTENQIIFYVDNVPIREFKRTATMGGDFPSKPMSLYATIWDGSDWATNGGKFRINYKYAPYIAKFSDLVLHGCAVDPTEQATKCDIAPKHDSIPTGITPEQRIRMQNFRKKHMQYSYCYDRARYTVPPAECVLDAKEAEGLRAFDPVTFGGVHRHRGKRHHRSRSSSSSQGEASST from the exons aTGGTGAATTTTCATCTGGGATTTTTTGCATTAACCACCTTCATTGTTTTGGTTTGTGGGGCTTCGAAAAACCTTCCGATTCTTTCATTTGATGAAGGGTACTCTCAGCTTTTTGGTGATGATAATCTTATGGTCGTTAAAGATGGAAAATCAGTTCATCTTACTTTAGATGAAAGAACAG GTTCTGGATTTGTGTCACAAGACATTTATTCACAGGGATTCTTCAGTGCTTCTATTAAGCTTCCAGCAGATTACACGGCTGGCGTTGTTGTAGCATTTTAT ATGTCAAATGGTGACATGTTTCAAAAGAACCATGATGAGGTGGATTTTGAGTTCTTGGGGAACGTAAGGGGTAAAGACTGGAGGATGCAGACAAATATTTATGGAAATGGTAGCACAAACGCTGGCAGAGAAGAAAGATATGGGCTTTGGTTTGATCCTTCGGAAGATTTCCATCAGTACAGTATCCTCTGGACTGAGAATCAGATTAT CTTTTATGTTGATAATGTCCCCATAAGAGAGTTCAAAAGGACAGCAACAATGGGTGGGGACTTCCCTTCCAAGCCTATGTCATTGTATGCAACAATATGGGATGGTTCCGATTGGGCTACAAATGGAGGAAAATTCAGAATCAATTACAAATATGCCCCATACATTGCAAAATTCTCCGACCTCGTGCTCCATGGCTGTGCAGTTGATCCTACTGAGCAGGCAACAAAGTGTGACATTGCTCCAAAACATGATTCAATCCCTACTGGTATCACACCTGAACAAAGAATTAGAATGCAGAACTTCAGGAAGAAGCATATGCAATACTCATACTGCTACGACCGTGCTCGATATACGGTCCCTCCAGCTGAATGTGTCCTAGATGCTAAGGAAGCCGAGGGCCTCCGTGCATTCGACCCCGTTACTTTCGGAGGAGTTCACCGTCACCGGGGCAAGCGACACCACCGGAgcagatcatcatcatcaagtCAGGGAGAGGCATCCTCTACATAA